The Drosophila gunungcola strain Sukarami chromosome 3L unlocalized genomic scaffold, Dgunungcola_SK_2 000003F, whole genome shotgun sequence genome contains a region encoding:
- the LOC128258332 gene encoding 5,10-methylenetetrahydrofolate reductase, with protein sequence MHAIQESVGGPSTIPPNAHSTSYIPCVTFAPGQNASTMEEPRIGPLVAQRTAHGRIFYGIEVMASEPGGRPTCLDFNHFLPMLPTFVSVVWLGQRYWDVEPVGQVESLQLAQHLATHLPVLPHLSAYRLERERLDQFLALNFSSLLAVRGDQVHEGQDFRIGQPMVEQSRRQRGEKISICVPGYPEGYTSLGDVPQDSARNIEFLKAKVAAGADCIITQICYRAETIVQFVRDCRAAGITVPIVVGLMSHETFRTYSTMEHIAGVHLPNELREELDQLRSHHNSTTQPEPNLISRYFVSLTVRIIRHILDADLGIWGFPLLHTQSF encoded by the exons ATGCATGCGATTCAAGAGTCCGTTGGAGGTCCGTCGACCATACCACCCAACGCTCACTCCACATCGTACATACCCTGCGTGACCTTTGCCCCCGGCCAGAATGCTTCCACAATGGAAGAGCCACGAATTGGACCCCTTGTTGCCCAGCGGACAGCCCATGGGCGAATCTTCTACGGAATCGAGGTGATGGCCAGCGAACCCGGAGGCAGACCCACCTGTCTGGACTTCAATCACTTCCTGCCGATGCTGCCCACTTTCGTGAGCGTTGTGTGGCTGGGCCAGCGGTACTGGGATGTGGAGCCCGTCGGCCAGGTGGAGAGCCTTCAGCTGGCCCAGCACCTGGCCACCCACCTGCCCGTGCTGCCCCACCTGTCCGCCTATCGACTGGAAAGGGAACGACTCGATCAGTTCCTGGCCCTCAACTTCAGCAGCCTGCTGGCCGTTCGCGGTGATCAGGTGCACGAGGGCCAGGATTTCCGGATTGGTCAGCCCATGGTCGAGCAATCGCGGCGCCAGCGGGGTG aaaaaatttcaatcTGCGTGCCTGGATACCCAGAAGGTTACACTAGCTTGGGCGACGTACCTCAGGATTCAGCTAGGAATATTGAATTCCTTAAAGCAAAG GTAGCGGCTGGAGCGGATTGCATTATTACCCAGATATGTTACCGTGCCGAGACCATTGTGCAGTTTGTGAGGGATTGCAGGGCCGCTGGGATCACTGTTCCCATTGTGGTGGGACTGATGAGCCACGAAACCTTCCGGACATACTCCACCATGGAGCACATAGCGGGTGTCCATCTGCCGAACGAGTTGCGCGAGGAGCTCGATCAGCTGCGGAGTCATCACAATTCAACTACGCAACCTGAGCCGAATCTAATTAGCAGGTATTTTGTGAGCCTGACTGTTCGAATTATTCGCCATATTCTGGATGCAGATTTGGGCATTTGGGGCTTCCCACTTCTTCACACTCAATCATTTTAA
- the LOC128258405 gene encoding androgen-induced gene 1 protein-like: MERCSWANGARLLLHLFAAINLAKAVYHDYRYAQLPELAVTLRLEPPLWGMFKYITFLGGLLQSGYYALALTHDLWRLPSLRNLRDYILATFVVPLALTASLTFWSLYAIDRNAIYPGLLDSIYPGWLNHVLHSYIAVYALIEFVSTRHRYPDRSRGFVGLAAFMAGYLVWNYYFWFRTAIWVYPFLGGTDWYIQVLYFALIIVVAFVYYLVGEHVNRVLWVKTTGDMVAKKVALLSLVTF; the protein is encoded by the coding sequence ATGGAGCGATGCAGCTGGGCGAACGGCGCTCGTCTGCTGCTCCACCTGTTCGCCGCCATTAACCTGGCCAAAGCCGTATATCATGACTACCGATACGCGCAGTTGCCAGAATTGGCGGTGACCCTGCGTCTGGAGCCACCGTTGTGGGGCATGTTTAAGTACATAACCTTTCTGGGTGGCCTGTTGCAGTCTGGGTACTATGCCTTGGCGCTGACCCACGATCTCTGGCGGCTGCCATCCCTGCGGAATCTGCGCGACTACATATTGGCCACCTTTGTCGTCCCACTGGCCCTCACGGCGAGTCTGACCTTTTGGTCACTGTATGCAATCGATCGAAATGCGATATATCCGGGTCTGCTGGACTCAATCTACCCGGGATGGCTGAACCATGTGCTGCACTCCTACATCGCGGTCTACGCCCTCATTGAGTTTGTCAGCACACGCCACAGATATCCGGATCGCAGTCGGGGATTCGTTGGACTGGCTGCCTTCATGGCAGGATACCTGGTATGGAATTACTACTTCTGGTTCAGGACCGCCATCTGGGTGTACCCCTTCCTGGGGGGCACCGACTGGTACATCCAAGTCCTCTACTTCGCCCTGATCATCGTCGTCGCCTTCGTTTACTATCTAGTTGGAGAGCACGTCAACCGCGTCCTTTGGGTGAAAACCACCGGCGATATGGTAGCAAAAAAAGTTGCTTTATTATCATTAGTCACGTTTTAA